Below is a window of Thermomicrobiales bacterium DNA.
ACAATATGGGCAAGCGGTAATCATGATCGATAGCACCGAACACTTAACAGACGATGTCGGCGTCGAAGGAGACTTGATCACAGCGGCACGGTCCGGCTCCGCTGAAGCGTTCGATCTGCTCATGCTGCGCTATCACACTGGTGTCCGACTTTACCTTTTCCGCCTCGTCCGCGATCCCAATCAGGCGGACGACCTGGCTCAGGACGTGTTCTTCACCGTTCATCAGAAGATGCACACGCTTTCTGACGATCGCAGCTTCGTTGCCTGGCTGTACCGAATCGCGCGGAATCGCGCGATCTCGCACCTGCGTCGTCAGCGCATTCGCCAGACAATCTCGCTCGACAGCGTGCTGCCCTGGTTAGCGCATCGGAATGGTGCCGAACAAGCATCTGATGATGAGGCAGTTTGCCTGCACGATCTGATTCAGCAGGTAATCGATGAGTTGAGCTCCACTGAACGCGATGCGCTGCTCCTGCACAGCATAGCGGGATTCAACACGGCGGAGATCGCCGAGGTTCTCGGGATTAGTACCGATGCAGCTGGCCGACGTATCTCACGCGGCAAGGATCATTTCCGTCGCTTATACGCTGTACTTGTACCTGATGATGACAGATCGAAGGGGGACGATCAAGCACCATGACTGACATCTGCACGTTCCCGCACTGGAAGCTCGTTGCCTACGCTGATGGATCGCTTCACGGCGCTCAGTGGGAGATCACCGAGCTGCATCTCCGCTGCTGCCCACAGTGTCGGCAGTGGCTGGCTGAGATGCACGAGGTCGATTGCCTTATCAGTACTACCTGGCAACCGCAGCACTCTGACTTCCTGCAAGCCCGCGCGCGCTTGTACGAGCGGATTGCAGAAGCTGAGCAACGCACGACCGGACGATGGCACAGTGCCGTTACTACAGTGTTTGCGCTTCTGATCGTCGCGCTGATGATTCAGGCGTTGGTGGGTTTTAGCCCTATTGTTGAAGGTGGTAGCAGCTTTACCAGCTGGTTCACCCGCGATCACTACCAGAGCCGCGTCTATCCCGAGTTTGCGATACCGCGGTCGACGCCTGTATCTCGGCCATCGTTCGATACAGCCAGCGACCTACCATTCGGTCTGGTTCCGGACCTAGGTGCCTCTGCTGCTTCGGGCATACCAACTGCCCATGCCTATTACAGTGCCAACGGCCTGGCGATCCTTGTTGGCATCAGCGAGCGAGCGAACTCACCGATCACACTGCCGGAGTCTGGCGGCGATATGCTCCTCACCAGTGTTGCTGAGCAGGAAGTGCTCCTGTTCTTTGCTAAGACCGAGGTGGGCCGGGCCATCATCGAAATTGACTGGCTTGAAGGCGATACCCGTGTCACCATTCTCACGCTCAAGCAGCCCCCAGGCGGGATCACAGTTGCGATGGCGCTCGAACTTGTGAGCGCATTTAGAAATGCGCCGCTGAGCAGTCCATAGATCGGTAGTTCTGTTCAGATAGCGAACAAGAGGGAAGGGTGAAGATGGCGTCAATACGACAGACAAGGATGAGTCGGCGACGATTCGGCTGGTTCGGACTCAGGATAGTGGTCACTGCCCTCGGAGCTGGCGCAGCATTGCGTTCGCTTACCAGCTACGCAGAGACGAGCAATCCGCAAGCCCTCCGTGACCACTGCTACTGGGAACCCTTGGAAGAAAAAATCGTGTCTGGACACCGCTGGGTGTATCGCTGCGAGATCTGCTGCGCCGGAGGTACGTGCGAAACAGTGCAATGCGTCTGGTTCGATCTTGGGCCAGCATAGCAATGCTGGGGGTCCAATGCGCCCATCGCTTTTAGCGTGGATCGCTTGCATTGAATACCCCCTGGGGGTATAATCTCCACAGGTTCCGGTCACCGAAGCGCGGTGGCCAAGCAGTGTGGAGGATCAGGATGACGGCGACAGCGCCCGATCAGACAAGCAGCGAACCAGAGAACACAACTGATATCAGCTTCCCGGTCGAGGGCATGTT
It encodes the following:
- a CDS encoding RNA polymerase sigma factor produces the protein MIDSTEHLTDDVGVEGDLITAARSGSAEAFDLLMLRYHTGVRLYLFRLVRDPNQADDLAQDVFFTVHQKMHTLSDDRSFVAWLYRIARNRAISHLRRQRIRQTISLDSVLPWLAHRNGAEQASDDEAVCLHDLIQQVIDELSSTERDALLLHSIAGFNTAEIAEVLGISTDAAGRRISRGKDHFRRLYAVLVPDDDRSKGDDQAP